One part of the Vitis riparia cultivar Riparia Gloire de Montpellier isolate 1030 chromosome 6, EGFV_Vit.rip_1.0, whole genome shotgun sequence genome encodes these proteins:
- the LOC117916942 gene encoding zinc finger protein ZAT9-like, whose protein sequence is MAESVPCEGEERQGLGSSCLRENRLSLKPINIPMGGSDEGDDGKGRRAVLEARLECMISSKGLGCSKAFEGRMRAHLDDQGDRDSNKNKTWNLKNGSEEANCPVCSKSFQSKKAMHGHMRCHPEREWRGINPPPSTKTASCSSASQEIDGLSHASMTSTVVSSDISPSEPPLQWTKIGRRGQNRIINSYSSSGSSCNISSSQNKGIVEKHQVSDRAGLQKRQQLKMLQVGNLRDYPSKKLKIHERGALGFRAQEDAGNKSGASWKDFLKIGFNLGPKEVDTDKKSSDDRTIPGGQLDDQIAKNTKNMTPKFVSYMDVSDNKRFLKTLLPRKYKCGTCNKTFPTYQALTMGNKYASSSHTAASEEEAQALGTSKHAKQVVQKSHKCRICNKSFPTGQSLGGHQTTHRQKPAQLAATKQEASQNAGPRVLDFDLNELPPMEKE, encoded by the coding sequence ATGGCTGAATCTGTACCTTGTGAGGGCGAAGAGAGGCAAGGTTTAGGCTCCAGTTGTTTGCGGGAAAATAGGCTTTCTTTGAAGCCAATCAACATTCCGATGGGAGGTAGCGACGAAGGTGATGATGGGAAAGGTAGAAGAGCAGTACTTGAGGCAAGATTGGAATGCATGATCAGCAGCAAAGGGTTGGGTTGTTCAAAAGCTTTCGAGGGTCGGATGAGAGCTCACCTTGATGATCAGGGCGACAGAGATTCCAACAAGAATAAGACTTGGAACCTCAAGAACGGATCAGAGGAAGCCAACTGCCCTGTTTGTTCCAAGAGTTTCCAGTCGAAGAAGGCCATGCACGGGCACATGAGGTGCCATCCTGAGAGAGAATGGAGGGGGATCAATCCTCCGCCCTCAACCAAGACTGCTTCTTGCTCCTCTGCGTCGCAGGAAATTGATGGTTTGAGCCATGCGTCCATGACATCGACTGTGGTTTCATCTGATATTAGTCCTTCCGAGCCTCCTCTGCAGTGGACGAAAATTGGAAGGAGGGGCCAGAATCGCATCATCAACTCATATTCTTCTTCGGGTTCGTCCTGTAATATCAGCTCATCGCAGAACAAAGGAATTGTGGAAAAGCATCAAGTTTCTGACCGTGCAGGCCTGCAGAAGAGGCAACAACTTAAGATGTTACAAGTTGGGAACCTAAGGGATTATCCATCTAAGAAGCTGAAAATCCATGAAAGAGGGGCTTTGGGGTTCAGAGCCCAAGAAGATGCTGGAAACAAAAGTGGTGCTTCTTGGAAGGACTTTCTAAAAATAGGGTTCAATTTGGGACCAAAAGAAGTTGATACGGACAAGAAGAGTAGTGATGATAGAACTATACCTGGGGGACAACTTGATGATCAGATTGCAAAGAATACAAAGAATATGACTCCAAAGTTCGTAAGCTATATGGATGTTTCTGATAATAAGCGGTTTCTGAAGACATTATTACCGAGGAAATATAAATGCGGCACTTGCAATAAAACCTTTCCGACTTACCAAGCCTTGACCATGGGGAATAAGTATGCATCATCTTCACATACCGCAGCTTCTGAGGAAGAAGCCCAAGCCCTTGGCACTTCCAAGCATGCCAAGCAGGTGGTGCAAAAATCCCACAAGTGCCGGATCTGCAACAAGAGCTTCCCCACGGGTCAGTCTCTTGGGGGCCACCAGACAACTCACCGGCAGAAGCCAGCCCAATTAGCTGCAACCAAACAAGAAGCCAGCCAGAATGCAGGTCCAAGAGTTTTGGATTTTGATCTCAACGAGCTTCCCCCAATGGAAAAAGAATGA